The Arachis ipaensis cultivar K30076 chromosome B07, Araip1.1, whole genome shotgun sequence genomic interval TTCAAATAGTGAATAAGGTAAAAACTAGATCAACAAAATTTTTGTTCAACAAAATTAAACAATAAGACACAATTTCAAACAATAAATCACAATTAGcataaattttttcaataaaaatcaaacaaatataatTTTTCCTCTGCTCAACAtatcatgaaaagaaaaaatcaaCAAGCAAGAAGAGAGAAGAGTGCCGGACAAAGAATGGACAAGGGAAGAGGAGACTCATACTAGAAGAGCATCAGAGATATGGGGGAACGATGAAGCAACAGTGAGAACGACGGAGCAGGGCGAGAATGATGGAGCAGCGATGGGAACGACGGAGCAGCGACAACGCAAGAGAATCAGGTAACAAAGGAGCGAAGAGCGATGCCGGAAAGCAGAGAATAAAGGACCCAGGAACAATGTGTGCGAAGGCTGAAGAAGTGGATTTTCCCTCGGGTTCCCATGCTTATCTCCGGAAAATTTATCCCCACATCCCCATTTTCACGATAAAAATTCTCCATCTAGGAATTTCCGTTTCGAATGATCTCTCTTAGAGAATTTTCACCATTCTTATGTGTTTGTTTGGGtgctattattttaataaaaaatatattttttttattttttgatgtgTTTAACAaatttttagtaataaaaataaaaatattaaaaaattaaaaaaatcttttttaaaaaactacAATATTTTGGTCCTGTAATGTTTAAAAGAAGAACGAAAAAACCTACCTGAAGAATTACAAAATCAAGAAAATCctcttattaataaattaattaattaagtactCTTGTCCTTGGAAAGCTCAAACGCATTACAGGGCAGTTACACTTATACGCGAGACAAAATAAAACGTTACACGAAAAACATGCTAACTAGGTTCTCCATCTCCATACACAAATTACACATTacgtgaaagaaaaaaaaaggtagaTATTTGTTTGTAGGTAGGTGTTTGAAAAggcatccatatatatatattcttagaGTTGTTCTACGGGTGTAAGGGGCTGCTGTGTTCTGATCCTAGTCTTCCTGAGCCTCTCAGCGATGATGAAAGAAAGCTCAAGAGATTGTGAAGCATTGAGCCTTGGGTCACAGTGAGTGTGGTAGCGTGAGCTCAAGTCATCGAATGTGACGGTTCTTGATCCACCAATGCATTCGGTAACGTTCTGACCCGTCATTTCTAGGTGAACTCCTCCTGGGTGGCTTCCTTCTTGCTCATGCACATCAAAGAATGCTCTCACTTCAGCCTGTTCCAAattcaataatattattaatcataggTTGGTTGTACCATTTACAAGTGAGAGTAATATGATttctctttttcataaataattcaTTGTAATTCAAACTTAAAAGTGGTCAAGCAAGTACAAAAGAAACCACTGTCTTATTAAAACCTCACACAATAATCTATTAAATGATAATAAATAAACCCTCAAATAATAATCTATTAAATAAGAGTAAATATATTAGACATGTATGTTGAATAGAATGCAATCATGTAAACGCTAAAcatacatttttattttaaataaagtgATCATATTCATAATCAACTTCTAAATTATTGTTAATCGCTGTTTTTCCACTAATAAGAGTGACACACGTCTTGTGAGTTGTGATGTTTCTTTCTATTATAGTGGGCAAGAATTTATAATCACAACCACATGGGTCCCAATGAGTCTAAATCCCACCTTCTATTAAAGAAATGGAGCCGAATATATACATCAATTTTGCATTTTTCGCTAAACCAAAAGAATAAGGTAAAAAAAATGAACAAAGAAAGACTTGAAGACTTCTCACTATTTCACCTACTACCTCACCCACCCCACTCTAAATATATTAGATTTTAACTTAAGAGAGTTTGGTAGCCCACTAGCCCACCAGGTAAGACCAGATACCTTTTCCTTCTTTCATTTTGAAGTTTGAAATGAAAACCCATTAAAGAATATCACTGCCAGAGTGAAAAATCTTATTTTGGCAGATTCAGCTTAAAAAATGTTTAATTTTTGGTGTCCTCCTAGTAATGTAAAACTATAGACAGCTATATTGCGTATGATTGGATAAAagtattgaaaaatttttaaatatttaagaacattgctattttagtaattttaatcattgatttttattataaaataaaaaaagtttgaggtattcaaaaaaaattagTATTTCAGTATTTTTAGTTATTGATctcaattatatataaattttattattgagATCAATAGCTAAAATCATTAGAATATCAGTATTTTTGaaatacttaaaaaaaaatttataactaTAACATATATGTATAAAATTAAGAATGACTAAAATTACTAAAACACTAGTATTTGTAGAACACTTGAAAATATTctaaaaagtataaaataaaatatcgtTGTGACACTTAAATAGTTAAATCTaagtataaaaaaaattgtcGGACCGGCAAACAGTGAGAATAGGAGTAGAGGACAAACATATCGTACCCTGATGGCATCGAAGGGGCGAGTTTTGAGACCACATGGAGCCTTAATTGTGTTTCCATGCATAGGATCGCTGACCCATGTGACAATTTGTCCTGCTTTCCTCACAGCCCTAATTAGGTGTGGAAGCTTCACTCTCATGTTTTCAGCTCCCATCCTTGTGATTATGGTAATTCTCCCTGGTTTGTTTTGTGGGTTCAAGATATCAATGAGTTTAACTAGCTCATTTGGATCCATCTTATCGCTCACCTACACCATTAAATAAAACAACATACAAAATCAGCAAAGCCATTAAGACTCAAGATTTATGCTTTCGAACAAATTGAtacattaatattattatattagtatCTTGATGTATCAATTTGgtcaaaaacaacaaaaaatgagTTCGATGCTTACATTACATGGGTAAAATATGTTTTTTTCCTTAACGTTAGTAATTTTTTTAacgtttaattttatttaattttatcctaAATGTTTTTATATGTGTCAAAAATACTCATCTAAAACGTTAGaaataaaattagttttgatacaaataaaaaacattaaagataaaattaaataaaattaaactatttaaattttaaaatattttcttttaaaaaaaaatcgtaAAGGTCGTAAACAAAAAGTATTCTTTATCTTTTTTACATACTATTTTTTATAAGAATCATTTGCCAACCTTGATTCCTAGGGGATTGGCAACTCCTCTTAAGAACTCAACATGGGCACCATCCAATTGTCGGGTTCTTTCCCCAACCCAGAGCATATGGGCAGAGCAGTCATAGTAGAGTCCAGAAGTTGAATCCAACCTAGTGAGTGATTGTTCATATGGCAACAACAAACACTCATGTGAAGTCCAGAATTCAGTTGTTTTCATTATAGGATGGTCCACCGTGAGCCCTGCGGCGGCCATGAAGCCGAGGGCCTCATCAACTCGGTGAGCAAGCTCTTGGTACCTACCATGCCAAAAATAgaacaaatttaattttcaacCCAAGCCAAACTTATCATAGAAAAGTTTGCTAGAATGGAAGCATTTCACATTGATAGAGAAACATGTactatttttcaaaatatttttttctcctGAATATAGGTGGATGTATCTCTATGCTATTTATATCCCCaattaaatgcaataaaagcTTTTTTTTCTTACAATATCTTTTAACCCAGCAGGTAAAGGACTAATTCGTTACGAATCTGAACTCGACTAAAAGATTTACAAGCTAGCCAATAAGTTATTGTATAGATAAGTGGGTTTCCAACACTTAAACGAACAAGTAATTAACCATTTGACCAATACAGGTTGGTTAAATGCTATAAAAGTTTTTTTCAGTGATAAAATGCCATAAAAGATTAAAAGTTATTAGCAATACATATAAACAAAACTTGTGCCCCATTAAATTCAGTAGTCATGCCAACTACATAATTATGCATATAATCTAATATCATTTTGTCTCTACACAATTTTTTAGTGGGAAAAGTATAGGGGCAGCAGTTTtgttgaattttggccagcatgtaaccagcagagaaaggtgagtcattggataaaatctcacaccaatctcacactattaaatcatcattgatggctatttgatagctatcaatcacaaaagttgctggcccctagcattgTTCTTTCACAGTGATTTAGCCTTGTGAAAAACGTGTGATGATCTGATGGACATAGCCATTCATAGTGGACTAAAATTGAGACGAGAGGACAAGTTGTAACTGTTGAAGTCCACTTCTTTTGTAAGTAACACCAAGACACTTAGACACCATCCACCTTCCATGTGAACCGTGTACCCATTTACAGCCCCTTAAGATTCAGTTATTCCTTATGCTTTCTTTAAAGTATGaaaattttgcatttttagtgtCCGGTATTGGTTTATTTGAGTGAGAAAAGTATTTCTAAAATATAAATCTATCAAAAAAATTTTcccaaaattttataatttttctagaaaacaaagacaaaaaaatttttattctataacaaccgaaaatttttttcatttattaaataaaaaaatttattttcataaataaaattttttatataggtttatataaattttaaattattttcataataaaaaatattNNNNNNNNNNNNNNNNNNNNNNNNNATTTAACATAAACACGACCCCGTCCCGCCCCGCCCAAAAATCCGTCCCGCTAAAATCTGCCTCGGTGCGGGAGAGGATAATTACCCATTCCGAACGGATAGGGACGGAGTGGATACCTGCAAGTTGGGTAGTGTTGCCACCCCTATATACACGGCAACCAAAATAAGCTATGGCCAACCTAGATCTGTGCATAGATTATCACTAAAGCGGATCAAGGAGTTAACGAAAATTTGTCATGTGCTGATGTGCaatgtataaaaaaaattgtcTAATTTTGCTTAGAGCATCAAATATTAATTGTAAATacattatgttaattttttttaaataatttatatcaCTAATTAAGTATGTGTAATGAATATAACTGGGCTTAGCCCGAGTAACAGAAATAGGTTTGAATATTAAatattatcaaaaatattttaaaaaaatgagtATTAGAAATTGTAAATAGAAAGTGAATATTAAAATTGTGAAATGTCTTATCACATTTTCCCTTCTCTCTGGATTTCTTCTTATAACTAAAGTATTATTTTCCTAGGAATATATGGTGTTTATTATTACTTAGTATCTAAATtttgtctaatttattttttataatatattttaaatatttaaacattatttacttttgtattttttaaattaaatattaatttttaactttttttataaattagaCACCACTTTCTAAACAAAATAATTATCACCTCTTTTCGTTTGTATTCCAAATACTCTAATGAATCCATTTTCTATACCGTTACATATTATACATTAATTTATAGGTTTTTAAGTAGTTAACTAGCTAGGTAGGATAATATAAAGAGCATAGAAAGAAATGCGTGGAAAGAAATACAGAACAAACTAGCATACAAACCTGTCTCCCTGTTCACTATGTTGAGTAAAGTCCAAATTCCATTGAGTGACCCTCTGCATAGCAGCGTAGCCACCGGTGGCAAAAGCTCTGAGAAGGTTGAGAGTGGCAGCGGCTTGACAGTAAGCTCTGATCATCCTCTGTGGATCTGGAATCCTCGACTTCTCatcaaaagcatctccattcacgTTGTCACCTCTGTAGCTGGGCAGCTTCACCCCGTTCTTCTCCTCAAATGGGTCCGATCTTGGCTTTGCAAACTGACCCGCCATTCTCCCCACCTACAACCACATTGTCATACAAATGGACAATAATCTTTGTGTTCATCCTTAATACTCATATTTTGGAGTCTGTATATATCTGCCACTAATTCTATTCCAGGTAGTGACACAAAGTTACAAGCAAAATTACTTAACTTCTCTTTTTGGTGACTTACTTAACTTCTATAATGAATTGAACAAAAATATATCcgaaaaaagaaaattgaatgaataaaaaaatattaaaaaaccaTCGAAATTTATTGCTTTTTGCCATTAC includes:
- the LOC107609086 gene encoding phospho-2-dehydro-3-deoxyheptonate aldolase 1, chloroplastic (The sequence of the model RefSeq protein was modified relative to this genomic sequence to represent the inferred CDS: added 58 bases not found in genome assembly), with the translated sequence MAISTSNSLIPAKTLMPPTNHSLCPSTNSIRPGTKLTSRPILAVHAAEPTKNVNPVVSDKPADKSQPASSAVAAAAATAPARNAVQGKWTPDSWKLKRALQLPEYPNKEELEAVLKTLDAFPPIVFAGEARSLEEKLGEAAMGKAFLLQGGDCAESFKEFNANNIRDTFRILLQMGAVLMFGGQMPVIKVGRMAGQFAKPRSDPFEEKNGVKLPSYRGDNVNGDAFDEKSRIPDPQRMIRAYCQAAATLNLLRAFATGGYAAMQRVTQWNLDFTQHSEQGDRYQELAHRVDEALGFMAAAGLTVDHPIMKTTEFWTSHECLLLPYEQSLTRLDSTSGLYYDCSAHMLWVGERTRQLDGAHVEFLRGVANPLGIKVSDKMDPNELVKLIDILNPQNKPGRITIITRMGAENMRVKLPHLIRAVRKAGQIVTWVSDPMHGNTIKAPCGLKTRPFDAIRAEVRAFFDVHEQEGSHPGGVHLEMTGQNVTECIGGSRTVTFDDLSSRYHTHCDPRLNASQSLELSFIIAERLRKTRIRTQQPLTPVEQL